Proteins co-encoded in one endosymbiont 'TC1' of Trimyema compressum genomic window:
- the pyrF gene encoding orotidine-5'-phosphate decarboxylase: MTAKERLIAVLDVDTKEEVKILVDALKNEVGMFKIGLQLYTSMGNEIIRYIKDRECKIFLDLKLHDIPNTVAKSARVLTGLGIDMFNVHSQGGYEMMKKAKEASVAEASALGIDAPKLIAVTILTSLGDEEVQAIGYQKTAKEMVAHLGKLTERAGLDGVVCSPLEAGLIRDKCGENFLRVTPGVRPLGGAVGDQKRITTPKAALEGGSSYIVVGRPITEAEDVVKAARSIVKEMEEA; this comes from the coding sequence ATGACTGCAAAAGAACGTTTAATAGCAGTATTAGATGTAGACACAAAAGAAGAAGTAAAAATATTAGTAGATGCTCTGAAAAATGAAGTTGGTATGTTTAAAATTGGGTTACAACTTTATACCAGTATGGGTAATGAAATTATTCGCTATATTAAGGATAGAGAATGTAAAATATTTTTAGACTTAAAACTTCATGATATTCCTAATACTGTTGCTAAATCCGCAAGAGTATTAACTGGATTAGGCATTGATATGTTCAATGTTCATAGCCAAGGAGGCTATGAAATGATGAAAAAAGCTAAGGAAGCCAGTGTTGCAGAAGCAAGTGCTTTAGGAATTGATGCTCCAAAATTAATAGCTGTTACAATTCTTACAAGCTTAGGGGATGAGGAAGTCCAAGCTATAGGTTATCAAAAAACCGCTAAAGAAATGGTAGCTCATTTAGGAAAATTAACTGAACGGGCTGGGTTAGATGGAGTAGTGTGTTCACCTCTTGAAGCAGGCCTTATTAGAGATAAATGTGGTGAAAATTTCTTAAGAGTTACACCTGGAGTACGTCCATTAGGTGGGGCTGTTGGTGACCAAAAGCGTATTACAACGCCAAAAGCAGCTCTTGAAGGAGGCTCAAGCTACATTGTAGTTGGGAGACCAATTACTGAAGCTGAGGATGTTGTTAAAGCGGCTAGAAGCATTGTAAAAGAAATGGAGGAAGCCTAA
- the pyrE gene encoding orotate phosphoribosyltransferase, which produces MLTKEQIEKIFIDSEALMNGHFRLTSGRHSGQYMQCAKVLMIPKYTAALCGHIANYYKEEQIDMVIGPATGGIILSYEMASQLDVPSIFTERVDGKMVLRRNFEIKPGQRVLVMEDVVTTGGSVVEVINLVKAQGGIVVGVGLLVDRSNGTVDLGVKTVACLTMNVISYEAEECPLCKDCIPIVKPGSRVVK; this is translated from the coding sequence ATGTTAACAAAAGAACAGATTGAAAAGATTTTTATAGATTCAGAAGCCTTAATGAATGGTCATTTTAGATTAACATCTGGAAGACATAGTGGGCAATATATGCAATGTGCAAAAGTGTTGATGATTCCAAAATACACTGCAGCTTTATGTGGTCATATTGCTAATTACTACAAAGAAGAACAGATTGACATGGTTATTGGACCAGCTACAGGTGGTATTATTTTATCATATGAAATGGCTAGCCAATTAGATGTTCCATCTATTTTTACAGAAAGAGTAGATGGTAAAATGGTTTTAAGAAGAAATTTTGAAATAAAACCTGGTCAACGGGTATTGGTTATGGAAGACGTTGTAACGACTGGTGGTAGTGTTGTTGAAGTTATTAATTTAGTGAAAGCACAAGGTGGTATTGTTGTCGGTGTTGGTTTATTAGTGGACAGAAGCAATGGAACTGTAGATTTAGGTGTAAAAACAGTTGCTTGTTTAACAATGAATGTTATTTCTTATGAAGCTGAAGAGTGCCCTTTATGTAAAGACTGTATTCCAATTGTTAAACCTGGAAGTCGAGTAGTTAAATAA
- a CDS encoding threonine/serine exporter family protein, whose amino-acid sequence MDGLITVGQILLAGLGTLFFGISLSAEKNDLPYVAFIGAICFSTNKFFSMVFSSPILGTFMAALMVSFLAIFLSKQRQKPMAVFLASGIVPILPGYSIFKMVLGFVEQNSNDIIVYGTIALQALVIIAVGVVIASSISKIIDYVISKRIS is encoded by the coding sequence ATGGATGGGTTAATTACAGTTGGACAAATATTACTAGCAGGACTAGGAACTCTATTTTTTGGGATTTCACTAAGTGCAGAAAAAAATGATCTTCCATATGTGGCATTTATTGGTGCTATTTGTTTCAGTACAAACAAATTTTTCTCAATGGTATTTTCATCACCAATACTCGGTACATTTATGGCTGCTTTAATGGTTTCTTTTCTGGCAATTTTCTTATCAAAACAAAGACAAAAACCAATGGCAGTTTTCCTCGCCTCAGGTATTGTACCTATTCTGCCAGGTTACTCAATTTTCAAAATGGTATTAGGATTTGTTGAACAGAATAGCAATGATATTATTGTCTATGGAACTATAGCACTACAAGCATTGGTTATTATTGCTGTTGGCGTTGTAATAGCATCATCAATTTCTAAAATTATTGACTATGTAATTAGCAAACGAATATCATAA
- a CDS encoding threonine/serine ThrE exporter family protein yields MLQFTLGITIYVRVIKKEENMYDVLNMALTAGIIMLRNGSETYRVHNIIHQILFAKKIKEESIDILVVGTGIIVTIVPDDDSPPITMNKSVDKRVNNLQKISQVASLAKRFSNREISVTQAMKKLKIIDDAISYNLLVRTLAICLGTASFSIAFGGSLSDGFFTFLATIVPAFFINYAKKNDFPFFLSNMVAGALVALFALVFLTAHLVMSVNNIIASVIIILTPGVVAVTAIRDMVNGDFITGASRGIDALIQAASLALGVGALFSLWFTIFGGIIWMG; encoded by the coding sequence ATGTTACAATTTACATTAGGTATTACAATTTACGTAAGAGTGATAAAAAAGGAAGAAAATATGTATGATGTATTAAATATGGCTTTAACAGCCGGAATAATTATGTTGAGAAATGGTTCTGAAACTTATAGGGTTCACAATATAATTCACCAAATACTTTTTGCTAAAAAAATCAAGGAAGAAAGTATTGATATATTAGTAGTTGGCACGGGTATTATAGTAACTATTGTCCCCGATGATGATAGCCCGCCTATAACAATGAACAAAAGTGTTGATAAAAGAGTAAATAATCTTCAAAAAATTTCTCAAGTTGCCAGTTTAGCAAAACGTTTTTCTAATAGAGAAATATCTGTAACTCAAGCAATGAAAAAATTAAAAATTATTGATGATGCAATTTCTTATAATTTGCTTGTTAGAACACTAGCAATTTGTTTAGGAACGGCTTCTTTTTCAATTGCTTTTGGCGGATCACTCTCAGATGGCTTCTTTACATTTTTAGCAACAATAGTCCCTGCCTTTTTTATTAATTATGCAAAGAAAAATGATTTTCCTTTTTTCTTATCAAATATGGTAGCTGGTGCTTTAGTAGCTTTGTTTGCATTAGTTTTCTTGACTGCCCATTTAGTTATGAGCGTCAATAACATAATTGCCAGTGTTATTATTATATTAACGCCAGGAGTAGTTGCCGTAACAGCCATTAGGGATATGGTTAATGGTGACTTTATAACAGGTGCTAGCAGGGGCATAGATGCTTTAATTCAGGCTGCAAGTTTAGCATTAGGAGTCGGTGCATTGTTCTCCTTATGGTTTACAATTTTTGGAGGCATAATATGGATGGGTTAA
- a CDS encoding NFACT RNA binding domain-containing protein, producing MRKRKNQKSRIYYGHKKETTSTGYVLLIGKNNKQNDYITFKLAKSNDLWFHAKDYPGSHVLLRNPNNDTIDDKTIAEVATYAATFSKGNEGLKADVDYTKKIH from the coding sequence ATAAGAAAAAGAAAAAATCAAAAAAGTCGAATCTATTATGGACATAAAAAAGAAACAACATCGACTGGATATGTATTACTAATTGGAAAAAATAATAAGCAAAACGACTATATAACTTTTAAATTGGCAAAAAGTAATGACCTTTGGTTTCACGCAAAAGACTATCCAGGTTCCCATGTCCTTTTGAGAAACCCTAATAATGATACAATAGATGATAAAACAATTGCAGAAGTTGCTACCTATGCAGCAACTTTTAGTAAAGGTAATGAAGGACTAAAAGCGGATGTAGATTACACTAAAAAAATACATTAA
- a CDS encoding Rqc2 family fibronectin-binding protein — protein sequence MAPILLGSKIDKMYHPSEKLIVIKLNTKNKLYKYNKLLISCDPSFCTAHFTTLALGNPLTPSIFCMVLRKHLEGSTIVDFKQLGLERLIELTVSTFNDIGDRTTKTLHLELMGKYSNIILAENNIIIDALYKYPIGVNGFREILPKGLYQMPPMAEKENPLTMTEDSLSKYIYCEEDSEQLLSSFLQKILEGFSKQTMINFLKEKHFENLSLKDIGSYEINQLMVLFKALRNDIEETNQTELDNLDIAYNTFYLKKGLENKKQKLKTIVSKKLKKQQKTIHLEKIAFAEDGDQYRVKGELLSANIYQLKEHISQITVPNYFDENMTEITILLDKSLSPSANVKKYFKHYHKLKEGKKKSEYLLKDIQEKRIS from the coding sequence ATGGCCCCCATACTTCTAGGTAGTAAAATTGATAAAATGTACCACCCAAGTGAAAAACTAATTGTAATTAAACTAAATACTAAAAATAAATTATATAAATATAACAAATTATTAATCAGTTGTGACCCAAGCTTTTGCACAGCACATTTTACGACCCTAGCTTTAGGAAATCCTTTAACTCCTTCAATATTCTGTATGGTCTTGCGAAAACACTTAGAAGGCAGTACAATTGTCGATTTTAAACAGCTTGGGCTTGAACGCTTAATCGAGCTAACCGTCAGCACTTTTAATGACATTGGAGATAGAACTACAAAAACCCTTCATCTGGAATTAATGGGTAAATATAGTAACATTATTTTAGCAGAAAACAATATCATAATTGATGCTCTTTACAAATATCCAATCGGTGTGAATGGCTTTAGAGAAATACTGCCTAAAGGACTATATCAAATGCCTCCTATGGCTGAAAAAGAAAATCCCCTTACAATGACTGAAGATAGTCTTTCAAAATATATTTATTGCGAAGAAGATTCCGAACAATTACTATCTTCTTTTTTGCAAAAAATACTTGAAGGATTCAGTAAACAAACCATGATAAATTTCTTGAAAGAAAAGCACTTTGAAAACCTTTCATTAAAGGATATTGGAAGTTATGAAATTAATCAACTTATGGTGCTTTTTAAGGCATTAAGAAATGATATTGAAGAAACCAACCAAACAGAACTAGATAACTTAGATATAGCCTACAATACATTTTACCTTAAAAAGGGATTGGAAAATAAAAAGCAGAAACTAAAAACTATTGTGTCTAAGAAACTAAAAAAACAACAAAAAACTATTCATCTTGAAAAGATTGCATTCGCTGAAGATGGTGATCAGTATAGAGTTAAAGGTGAACTTCTATCAGCCAATATTTACCAGCTAAAAGAGCATATTTCCCAAATAACTGTACCCAACTATTTTGATGAAAATATGACTGAAATTACTATCCTCCTTGATAAAAGTTTATCCCCTTCAGCTAATGTAAAAAAATACTTTAAACACTATCATAAACTTAAAGAAGGTAAAAAGAAAAGTGAATATCTTTTAAAAGATATTCAAGAAAAAAGAATATCTTGA
- the atpB gene encoding F0F1 ATP synthase subunit A, with the protein MENFAHKLSGLLDEKAPIVFFQDGFFRISSVVVTTWIIMAILFITIFILTRKLSKVPTTKRQVVAENIVGWFRSFAVDLVGPKGLQMAGALAAIFITIFMMNFIWFIPILESPTASYSTTAALAIVGFIYSQYVIVKNKGAGAYLKGYFQPLGFMVVFNVIDLFTRPLSLSVRLFGNLFTGGILVGVLYAIMPFLVPLPIHFLELLTGTIQAYVFALLIGIYASEGLEEE; encoded by the coding sequence ATGGAAAATTTTGCTCATAAACTCAGCGGACTTTTAGATGAGAAAGCGCCGATAGTTTTTTTTCAAGATGGCTTTTTTAGAATATCCTCTGTTGTGGTTACGACTTGGATTATTATGGCTATTTTGTTTATTACTATTTTCATCTTGACGAGGAAACTGTCAAAAGTACCTACGACGAAGCGACAGGTTGTTGCTGAAAATATTGTAGGTTGGTTCAGAAGTTTCGCTGTTGATTTAGTCGGACCAAAAGGCTTGCAAATGGCAGGTGCTTTAGCTGCTATTTTCATAACAATATTTATGATGAACTTTATCTGGTTCATTCCGATTCTCGAATCACCGACTGCTAGCTACAGCACTACTGCTGCTCTCGCAATTGTAGGATTTATTTATTCACAGTATGTAATCGTAAAAAACAAAGGTGCTGGTGCCTATTTAAAAGGCTATTTCCAGCCTTTAGGCTTTATGGTTGTATTTAATGTAATAGACTTATTTACAAGGCCATTATCGCTTTCAGTGCGTTTGTTTGGCAACTTATTTACCGGTGGTATTTTAGTAGGTGTACTTTATGCAATTATGCCTTTCTTAGTGCCACTGCCTATCCACTTTTTAGAACTACTAACTGGAACTATTCAAGCCTATGTTTTCGCTCTTCTGATAGGAATTTATGCAAGTGAAGGCTTGGAAGAAGAATAG
- a CDS encoding ATP synthase F0 subunit C has product MEFIGIGIAIGLGAVGACLGEGLIGKSAIEGLARQPQLEGKLRMMMLIAMAFVETGVLFALVVSILLYAKIA; this is encoded by the coding sequence ATGGAATTTATTGGAATTGGGATCGCTATTGGTTTAGGCGCTGTAGGAGCATGTCTAGGTGAAGGCTTAATTGGCAAAAGTGCTATTGAAGGTTTAGCAAGACAACCTCAACTAGAAGGTAAACTTAGAATGATGATGTTAATCGCAATGGCTTTCGTTGAGACAGGGGTACTGTTCGCGTTGGTTGTTTCAATTCTACTTTATGCAAAAATAGCATAA
- the atpF gene encoding F0F1 ATP synthase subunit B yields MESIFQTIHFNPMDFLFQCINILVIIFVLNKFLFKRVGKVIDARKKEIEDNMAGVDSAWQEVKDKEATYTGLMTQAKQKYQTIIDTASKEGEALKQHLQDQAKEEAASMLSQAKKDIQIEKRQALDSIQDEVATLVANGTRAILKKEIDPEMQKDLVNDFVKETGEVNG; encoded by the coding sequence ATGGAAAGTATTTTTCAAACCATTCACTTTAATCCTATGGATTTTTTATTTCAATGTATAAACATACTTGTCATAATATTTGTTTTAAATAAATTTTTATTTAAACGTGTAGGAAAAGTGATCGACGCTAGAAAAAAAGAAATTGAAGATAATATGGCTGGCGTTGATTCTGCTTGGCAAGAAGTGAAGGATAAAGAAGCGACCTATACTGGATTAATGACTCAAGCTAAGCAGAAGTATCAAACTATTATTGATACAGCCAGTAAAGAAGGGGAAGCCCTTAAGCAGCACTTGCAGGATCAAGCCAAAGAGGAAGCGGCAAGTATGCTAAGTCAAGCAAAAAAAGATATTCAAATAGAAAAACGTCAGGCACTAGATTCTATTCAGGATGAAGTGGCAACTTTAGTTGCTAACGGGACAAGAGCTATTCTTAAAAAAGAGATAGACCCTGAGATGCAAAAGGATTTAGTAAATGATTTTGTGAAAGAAACAGGTGAGGTAAATGGTTAA
- the atpH gene encoding ATP synthase F1 subunit delta: MVNVAVADRYSLALFQLAQERNQVDSVLHELEAVAANFTESPLLTETFRSKKVNGKEKLDILLDMMDEQKISQLVKEFFKVLLESKRELTIESVYKSFLDRYRRGKGIRIGILKTPYAISSEEKETLEKRFSESFNCQIQLEVVVDTNLIGGAVLEVDGVVYKDDIETRINRLTKWMKG, translated from the coding sequence ATGGTTAATGTGGCTGTAGCTGATCGATACAGTTTAGCCCTGTTTCAATTGGCTCAAGAAAGAAACCAAGTGGATTCTGTTTTACATGAGCTAGAGGCTGTAGCGGCTAATTTCACAGAAAGCCCATTGTTAACAGAGACCTTTCGATCAAAAAAAGTTAATGGTAAAGAAAAGCTAGATATATTATTGGACATGATGGATGAACAAAAAATATCTCAATTAGTAAAAGAATTTTTTAAAGTTCTACTAGAGAGTAAAAGAGAGTTAACCATTGAAAGTGTTTATAAAAGTTTTCTTGACCGGTATAGAAGAGGCAAGGGAATTAGAATAGGGATTCTTAAAACACCTTATGCAATTTCCTCAGAAGAAAAAGAAACATTAGAAAAACGATTTTCTGAATCTTTTAATTGCCAAATTCAATTAGAGGTTGTTGTTGATACTAATTTAATTGGTGGCGCAGTATTAGAAGTAGATGGTGTTGTCTATAAAGACGATATTGAAACCAGAATAAACCGTTTAACAAAATGGATGAAAGGGTAA